One window from the genome of Streptomyces sp. NBC_00287 encodes:
- a CDS encoding acyl-CoA dehydrogenase family protein: protein MTDLLYSEEEEALRAAVRDLLADHCDAPGVIARTESDTPHDLEAWKALADGMGLAGLLVPEEHGGQGATHREAAVVLEELGRAVAPVPYLTSAVVATEALLACDAFDLLADLASGRRIGALAVALNVATGGAYKVVRHEDGALHGELTGIADAAVADVLLVPADDGGLYAVDADAVTVTPQVSLDLTRPVATVTLNGASGRLLGDAEPAVRRALRAGAGLLASEQLGLADWTLTETVRYLKERKQFNRPVGGFQALKHRLAQLWLEVVNLRAAARNAADALATGKDTAVAVAVAQAYAAPVAVHAAEEALQLHGGIGMTWEHPVHLYLKRAKTDSIAYGTAGAHRAALAELVDLQAP, encoded by the coding sequence ATGACCGATCTTCTCTACTCGGAGGAGGAAGAGGCCCTCCGCGCCGCCGTCCGGGACCTGCTCGCCGACCACTGCGACGCGCCCGGCGTCATCGCGCGCACCGAGTCCGACACCCCGCACGACCTCGAGGCCTGGAAGGCGCTCGCCGACGGCATGGGCCTCGCAGGTCTCCTGGTGCCCGAGGAACACGGCGGCCAGGGCGCCACGCACCGTGAAGCAGCCGTGGTCCTGGAGGAGTTGGGGCGCGCCGTCGCCCCCGTGCCCTACCTCACCAGCGCCGTCGTCGCCACCGAGGCGCTGCTGGCCTGCGACGCCTTCGACCTCCTGGCCGACCTCGCCTCCGGCCGGCGCATCGGCGCCCTCGCCGTCGCCCTGAACGTCGCGACAGGCGGCGCCTACAAGGTCGTACGACATGAAGACGGCGCTCTGCACGGGGAGTTGACCGGCATCGCGGACGCCGCCGTCGCCGATGTGCTGCTCGTGCCCGCGGACGACGGTGGGCTGTACGCCGTGGACGCCGACGCCGTGACCGTCACCCCGCAGGTGTCCCTGGACCTGACCCGGCCCGTCGCGACCGTGACCCTGAACGGCGCCTCCGGCCGTCTCCTCGGTGACGCCGAACCCGCCGTGCGCCGGGCCCTGCGCGCCGGTGCCGGGCTGCTCGCCTCCGAGCAACTCGGGCTCGCCGACTGGACGTTGACCGAGACCGTCCGGTACCTGAAGGAGCGCAAGCAGTTCAACCGGCCCGTCGGCGGCTTCCAGGCGCTCAAGCACCGGCTCGCCCAGCTGTGGCTGGAGGTCGTCAACCTGCGTGCCGCCGCCCGCAATGCGGCGGACGCCCTCGCCACCGGCAAGGACACGGCCGTCGCGGTCGCCGTCGCCCAGGCGTACGCGGCGCCGGTTGCCGTCCATGCCGCCGAGGAGGCGCTGCAACTGCACGGCGGTATCGGGATGACCTGGGAGCACCCGGTCCATCTGTATCTGAAGCGGGCCAAGACGGACTCCATCGCGTACGGCACGGCGGGCGCCCACCGGGCGGCGCTGGCCGAACTGGTCGACCTCCAGGCGCCCTGA
- a CDS encoding acyl-CoA dehydrogenase family protein, translating to MTDVRRLTQDFLAAHPPATTDRLDFLRARFDAGLAWVHYPEGLGGLGAPRSLQAVVDAELEAAGAPDNDPRRIGIGLGMAAPTILKYGTEEQTQRYLRPLWTGEEVWCQLFSEPGAGSDLAALGTRAVREGDDWVVNGQKVWTSSAHLARWAILIARTDPDVPKHAGITYFLCDMTDPGVEVRPLRQITGEAEFNEVFLTDVRIPDSRRLGAVGDGWRVAQTTLNNERVAIGGMRLPREGGMIGPVSKTWRERPELRTHELHQRLLKLWVDAEVARLTGERLRQQLVHGQPGPEGAGMKLGFARLNQEISGLEVELLGEEGLLYEDWTMRRPELVDFTGRDAGYRYLRSKGNSIEGGTSEVLLNIVAERVLGLPSEPRTDKDVAWKDLAR from the coding sequence ATGACCGACGTCCGCCGTCTGACCCAGGACTTCCTGGCCGCACATCCGCCGGCCACCACCGACCGCCTGGACTTCCTCAGGGCCCGCTTCGACGCGGGACTCGCCTGGGTGCACTACCCGGAGGGCCTCGGCGGCCTGGGCGCCCCGCGCTCCCTCCAGGCCGTCGTGGACGCCGAGCTGGAGGCGGCCGGCGCCCCCGACAACGACCCCCGCCGGATCGGCATCGGCCTCGGCATGGCCGCACCGACGATCCTCAAGTACGGCACCGAGGAGCAGACGCAGCGCTACCTCCGGCCGCTGTGGACCGGCGAGGAGGTCTGGTGCCAGCTCTTCAGCGAGCCCGGCGCCGGATCCGACCTGGCCGCGCTCGGCACCCGGGCCGTACGGGAAGGCGACGACTGGGTCGTCAACGGGCAGAAGGTGTGGACCTCCAGCGCCCATCTCGCCCGCTGGGCCATCCTCATCGCCCGCACCGACCCGGACGTGCCCAAGCACGCGGGCATCACCTACTTCCTCTGCGACATGACCGACCCGGGCGTCGAGGTACGGCCGCTGCGCCAGATCACCGGCGAAGCCGAGTTCAACGAGGTCTTCCTCACCGACGTCCGCATCCCCGACTCCCGCCGCCTCGGCGCGGTCGGCGACGGCTGGCGGGTCGCGCAGACCACGCTGAACAATGAGCGCGTCGCCATCGGCGGTATGCGGCTGCCCCGCGAGGGCGGCATGATCGGCCCGGTCTCGAAGACCTGGCGCGAGCGGCCCGAGCTGCGCACCCATGAACTCCACCAGCGCCTGCTGAAGTTGTGGGTCGACGCCGAGGTCGCCCGCCTTACCGGCGAACGCCTGCGCCAGCAGCTCGTCCACGGCCAGCCCGGACCCGAGGGCGCAGGTATGAAGCTCGGCTTCGCCCGCCTCAACCAGGAGATCAGCGGCCTGGAGGTCGAACTCCTCGGCGAGGAGGGCCTGTTGTACGAGGACTGGACCATGCGCCGCCCCGAGCTGGTGGACTTCACCGGCCGTGACGCCGGCTACCGCTACCTCCGCTCCAAGGGCAACAGCATCGAGGGCGGGACCAGCGAGGTCCTGCTGAACATCGTCGCCGAGCGCGTCCTGGGCCTGCCCAGCGAGCCGCGCACCGACAAGGACGTCGCCTGGAAGGACCTCGCCCGATGA
- a CDS encoding NADPH:quinone oxidoreductase family protein translates to MQAWQVHENGEPSEVMRLADVERPTPGAGQVLLKVRAANINFPDVLMCRGHYQVRPPLPFTPGVEICGETEDGRRVLANPALPHGGFAEYTVADAAALLPAPDSLDDAEAAALHIGYQTGWFGLHRRAGLEAGETLLVHAAAGGVGSAAVQLGKATGATVIGVVGGADKAAVARDLGCDVVIDRRAEDVIAAVKEATGGRGADVIYDPVGGEAYTQSTKVVAFEGRIVVVGFASGTIPSPGLNHALVKNYSILGLHWGLYNTKNPKLVQHCHEQLTELAARGAIKPLVSQRVPLGEAAAAVQRVGDGVTTGRVAVVMEGAA, encoded by the coding sequence ATGCAGGCATGGCAAGTGCACGAGAACGGCGAGCCGAGCGAGGTGATGCGGCTGGCGGACGTCGAGCGGCCCACGCCCGGTGCCGGCCAGGTCCTGCTGAAGGTGCGCGCCGCCAACATCAACTTCCCGGACGTGCTGATGTGCCGCGGCCACTACCAGGTCCGGCCGCCGCTGCCGTTCACCCCGGGCGTGGAGATCTGCGGCGAGACCGAGGACGGCCGCCGCGTCCTCGCCAACCCCGCGCTGCCGCACGGCGGCTTCGCCGAGTACACCGTCGCGGACGCCGCCGCCCTGCTGCCCGCGCCCGACTCGCTGGACGACGCCGAGGCGGCCGCCCTGCACATCGGCTACCAGACCGGCTGGTTCGGTCTGCACCGCCGGGCCGGGCTCGAAGCCGGGGAGACGCTGCTCGTGCACGCCGCCGCGGGCGGGGTCGGCAGCGCGGCCGTGCAACTAGGGAAGGCGACCGGAGCGACGGTCATCGGTGTCGTGGGCGGTGCCGACAAGGCCGCCGTGGCAAGGGACTTGGGCTGCGATGTCGTCATCGACCGACGCGCCGAGGACGTCATCGCCGCCGTGAAGGAGGCCACCGGCGGCCGGGGCGCCGATGTGATCTACGACCCCGTCGGCGGCGAGGCGTACACCCAGTCAACCAAGGTCGTCGCCTTCGAGGGCCGGATCGTGGTCGTGGGCTTCGCCAGCGGCACGATCCCCAGCCCGGGGCTCAACCACGCGCTGGTGAAGAACTACTCGATCCTCGGCCTGCACTGGGGCCTGTACAACACCAAGAACCCCAAGCTGGTCCAGCACTGCCACGAGCAGCTCACCGAACTGGCCGCCCGGGGTGCGATCAAGCCACTGGTGAGCCAGCGCGTGCCCCTCGGCGAGGCCGCGGCCGCCGTGCAGCGCGTCGGCGACGGTGTCACCACCGGCCGGGTCGCCGTGGTGATGGAGGGAGCAGCATGA
- a CDS encoding helix-turn-helix domain-containing protein: MSTEEVLAGVGPRLKQMRKEREVTLAALSEATGISVSTLSRLESGLRKPSLELLLPIAQAHQVPLDELVGTPPVGDPRVRSKPLVQHGRTYWPLTRQPGGLQAFKVLVPQREEQPEPRTHEGYEWLYVLSGRLRVVLGEHDVVMAAGEAAEFDTRVPHWFGSTGEGPAEFLSLFGPQGERMHVRAKPRQA, translated from the coding sequence ATGAGTACCGAAGAAGTCCTGGCAGGCGTGGGCCCGCGGCTGAAGCAGATGCGCAAGGAGCGGGAGGTGACCCTTGCAGCGCTGTCCGAGGCCACCGGGATCTCGGTGAGCACGCTCTCCCGGCTGGAGTCCGGGCTGCGCAAGCCCAGCCTGGAGCTGCTGCTGCCGATCGCGCAGGCCCATCAGGTGCCGTTGGACGAACTGGTCGGGACACCGCCGGTGGGGGACCCGCGGGTACGGAGCAAGCCGCTCGTACAACACGGGCGTACCTACTGGCCGCTCACCCGGCAGCCCGGCGGTCTCCAGGCCTTCAAGGTGCTGGTGCCGCAGCGCGAGGAGCAGCCCGAACCGCGCACCCATGAGGGCTATGAGTGGTTGTACGTGTTGTCCGGGCGGCTGCGGGTCGTGCTGGGCGAGCACGATGTGGTGATGGCCGCCGGGGAGGCGGCCGAGTTCGACACCCGGGTGCCGCACTGGTTCGGCTCGACGGGGGAGGGGCCCGCGGAGTTCCTGAGTCTGTTCGGGCCGCAGGGGGAGCGGATGCACGTACGCGCGAAGCCCCGGCAGGCGTGA
- a CDS encoding NAD(P)/FAD-dependent oxidoreductase encodes MTETYEVIVIGGGAAGLSAALVLGRARRRTLVVDAGEPRNAPSAHMQGYLSRDGMSPAEFLAIGREEIARYGVELVRDRAVDVTEGFTVTLESGRTVQARRLVVATGLKDELPQVPGLAERFGRDALHCPYCHGWEVRDQAFGVLATSPLSVHQALMVSQWSKDVTLFLHEVDESELSDDDVRRLAAAGVKVVPGAVAEVLVEDDRLTGVRLADGSSHAREVLFVAPWAVPQTDLLERLGADLNETPFGAYPVVDPTGLTSVPGVWAAGNAMGFGEQVVNAAAGGYRAGATINGELLMSDLDAAVRV; translated from the coding sequence ATGACCGAGACATACGAAGTGATCGTGATCGGCGGCGGCGCGGCGGGCCTGTCCGCGGCTCTGGTTCTGGGCCGTGCCCGGCGTCGCACCCTGGTCGTCGACGCGGGTGAGCCGCGCAATGCGCCCTCCGCCCATATGCAGGGCTATCTGTCGCGGGACGGCATGTCGCCCGCCGAGTTCCTGGCGATCGGGCGCGAGGAGATCGCCCGGTACGGCGTGGAGCTGGTCCGGGACCGGGCGGTGGATGTCACCGAGGGCTTCACGGTGACTCTGGAGAGCGGCCGCACCGTGCAGGCCCGCCGCCTGGTCGTCGCCACCGGCCTCAAGGACGAGCTGCCGCAGGTGCCGGGGCTCGCCGAGCGTTTCGGACGGGATGCGCTGCACTGCCCGTACTGCCATGGCTGGGAGGTCCGCGACCAGGCCTTCGGGGTGCTCGCGACGAGCCCGCTGAGTGTCCACCAGGCGCTCATGGTCTCCCAGTGGTCCAAGGACGTGACGCTCTTCCTGCACGAGGTCGACGAGAGCGAGCTGTCGGACGACGACGTGCGCCGGCTGGCCGCGGCGGGGGTGAAGGTGGTCCCCGGCGCGGTCGCCGAGGTGCTGGTGGAGGACGACCGGCTCACGGGCGTACGCCTGGCGGACGGCTCTTCGCACGCGCGTGAGGTGCTGTTCGTGGCGCCCTGGGCCGTTCCGCAGACGGACCTGCTTGAGCGGCTGGGTGCTGACCTGAACGAGACGCCGTTCGGTGCGTATCCGGTGGTCGATCCGACTGGTCTGACGAGCGTGCCCGGCGTGTGGGCGGCGGGCAATGCGATGGGGTTCGGGGAGCAGGTCGTGAATGCGGCGGCCGGTGGATACCGGGCCGGGGCCACGATCAATGGGGAGCTGCTCATGTCCGACCTTGATGCGGCCGTCCGGGTGTAG
- a CDS encoding ATP-dependent DNA ligase — MLLTRLARVSQEVAATSARSRKVALLAELFRDAEAADVPIVIPYLAGRLPQGRLGVGWKVLSRPVAPAAEPTLTVAGVDALLTELGKVSGAGSQAERARLVAELMGVATADEQRFLFGLITGEVRQGALDAVAVEGLAEATRAPAVDVRRAVMLAGSLQTVAEALLADGPGALDRFRLTVGRPVLPMLAHSASSVSEAVEKLGACVVEEKLDGIRVQLHRDGEVVRVYTRTLDDITDRLPELTSAALELRGERFILDGEVIAFDEAGRPRSFQETAGRVGSRVDVVTAARAVPVSPVFFDALSVDDRDLLDLPFADRHGELSRLVPEPMRVRRTLVAGPEDVRQAEDFLAETLERGHEGVVVKALDAAYSAGRRGASWLKVKPVHTLDLVVLAAEWGHGRRTGKLSNLHLGARTADGSFAMLGKTFKGMTDAMLTWQTQRLKELAVEESGYVVTVRPELVVEIAYDGLQKSTRYPADVTLRFARVVRYREDKRPEEADTVETLLAAHPEVKP; from the coding sequence ATGCTGTTGACCCGGCTGGCCCGTGTGTCCCAGGAGGTGGCCGCGACCTCGGCGCGGTCCCGGAAGGTCGCTCTGCTGGCGGAGCTGTTCCGGGACGCCGAGGCCGCGGATGTGCCGATCGTCATCCCGTATCTGGCCGGACGGTTGCCGCAGGGGCGGCTCGGCGTCGGCTGGAAGGTGCTGAGCCGGCCGGTCGCGCCGGCCGCCGAACCGACCCTGACAGTGGCCGGGGTCGATGCCCTGCTCACCGAGCTCGGCAAGGTGTCGGGGGCCGGATCGCAGGCCGAACGGGCCCGGCTGGTGGCCGAGTTGATGGGCGTCGCCACGGCGGACGAGCAGCGGTTTCTGTTCGGGCTGATCACCGGTGAGGTAAGGCAGGGCGCCCTGGACGCGGTGGCCGTGGAGGGGCTCGCGGAGGCTACCCGCGCGCCCGCCGTCGACGTACGGCGGGCGGTGATGCTGGCCGGGTCGCTCCAGACCGTGGCCGAGGCCCTGCTCGCCGACGGCCCCGGCGCCCTCGACCGGTTCCGGCTCACCGTCGGCCGCCCGGTCCTGCCGATGCTGGCGCACAGCGCGTCCTCGGTGTCCGAGGCGGTCGAGAAGCTCGGCGCCTGCGTGGTGGAGGAGAAGCTGGACGGCATCCGCGTCCAGCTCCACCGGGACGGCGAGGTCGTACGGGTCTACACCCGCACCCTCGACGACATCACCGACCGACTGCCCGAACTGACCTCCGCGGCACTGGAGTTGAGGGGCGAGCGGTTCATTCTGGACGGCGAGGTCATCGCCTTCGACGAGGCGGGGCGGCCCCGCTCCTTCCAGGAGACGGCGGGCCGCGTCGGCTCACGGGTGGACGTGGTGACGGCGGCGCGCGCGGTCCCCGTCTCCCCCGTCTTCTTCGACGCGCTCTCGGTCGACGACCGCGATCTGCTCGACCTCCCCTTCGCCGACCGCCACGGGGAACTGTCCCGGCTCGTCCCGGAACCGATGCGGGTCCGGCGCACCCTGGTCGCCGGGCCGGAGGACGTCCGGCAGGCCGAGGACTTCCTGGCCGAGACCCTGGAGCGCGGCCATGAGGGCGTGGTGGTGAAGGCCCTCGACGCCGCCTACAGCGCGGGCCGCCGTGGCGCCTCCTGGCTGAAGGTCAAGCCGGTGCACACCCTCGACCTGGTCGTCCTGGCCGCCGAATGGGGCCACGGACGACGCACCGGCAAGCTCTCCAACCTCCACCTCGGTGCCCGCACCGCCGACGGCTCCTTCGCCATGCTCGGCAAGACCTTCAAGGGCATGACCGACGCGATGCTGACCTGGCAGACGCAGCGTCTGAAGGAGCTGGCGGTCGAGGAGAGCGGCTACGTCGTCACCGTACGTCCCGAACTCGTCGTCGAGATCGCCTACGACGGCCTGCAGAAGTCCACCCGCTACCCGGCCGACGTCACCCTGCGCTTCGCTCGCGTGGTCCGCTACCGGGAGGACAAGCGCCCCGAGGAGGCGGACACCGTGGAGACCCTGCTGGCGGCCCATCCCGAGGTGAAGCCGTGA
- a CDS encoding NUDIX domain-containing protein codes for MKYSAGLLLFRRTGQGVEVLLGHMGGPFFARRDAGAWGVPKGEYEPESETAWEAARREFQEELGLPPPDGDAVPLGEARQSNGKLVTVWAIEADLDPATVTPGTFLMEWPPKSGLTEEFPELDRVAWFPLDRAREVIVKAQGAFLDRLAEHSG; via the coding sequence GTGAAGTACAGCGCGGGCCTGCTGCTGTTCCGCCGGACCGGCCAGGGCGTCGAGGTGCTCCTCGGCCACATGGGCGGCCCGTTCTTCGCGCGCCGCGACGCGGGGGCGTGGGGCGTACCGAAGGGCGAGTACGAACCGGAGTCGGAGACCGCCTGGGAGGCGGCCCGGCGCGAGTTCCAGGAGGAGCTCGGACTGCCGCCGCCCGACGGCGACGCCGTACCGCTCGGCGAGGCCCGCCAGTCGAACGGCAAGCTGGTCACCGTGTGGGCGATCGAGGCCGATCTTGATCCGGCGACCGTCACCCCCGGCACCTTCCTGATGGAGTGGCCGCCGAAGTCCGGGCTGACCGAGGAGTTCCCGGAGCTCGACCGGGTGGCATGGTTCCCCCTGGACCGCGCGCGGGAGGTGATCGTCAAGGCGCAGGGCGCGTTTCTGGACCGGCTGGCGGAGCACTCGGGCTGA
- a CDS encoding NADP-dependent succinic semialdehyde dehydrogenase, producing MPIATVNPANGETLKTYEAMGAEETERRLQLAEATFRTYRTTAFDERARLLNRAADLLDEDQRDIARVMTTEMGKPIKQARAEAAKCAKAMRWYAGHAEALLADEEPDDSDVQDSGASRVRVRYRPLGPVLAVMPWNFPLWQVVRFAAPALMAGNVGLLKHASNVPQTALYLEDLFHRAGFPEGTFQTLLIGAGAVEEILRDERVKAATLTGSEPAGRAVASVCGDMVKKTVLELGGSDPYVVMPSADLDRAAAVAVTARVQNNGQSCIAAKRFIVHTEVYDAFAERFVAGMKALKVGDPMDEETEVGPLSTEQGRSDVEELVDDATRSGATALCGGHRLRRPELPGWYYPPTVLADITREMRIHREEAFGPVATLYRAGDLDEAVLIANDSPFGLSSNVWTRDEAEVDRFVRDLEAGSVYVNGMTASHPAFPFGGAKRSGYGRELSGHGIREFCNITTVWHGA from the coding sequence ATGCCCATCGCAACGGTGAACCCGGCGAACGGCGAGACACTCAAGACGTACGAGGCCATGGGCGCCGAGGAGACCGAGCGCCGCCTCCAGCTCGCCGAGGCCACGTTCCGCACGTACCGGACGACGGCGTTCGACGAGCGGGCACGCCTGCTGAACCGGGCCGCGGACCTCCTGGACGAGGACCAGCGGGACATCGCCCGGGTGATGACCACCGAGATGGGCAAGCCGATCAAGCAGGCCCGCGCCGAGGCCGCCAAGTGCGCCAAGGCGATGCGCTGGTACGCCGGACACGCCGAGGCACTCCTCGCCGACGAGGAACCCGACGACTCCGACGTTCAGGACTCCGGCGCCTCCCGGGTCCGCGTCCGCTACCGGCCGCTCGGCCCGGTGCTCGCGGTGATGCCGTGGAACTTCCCGCTGTGGCAGGTGGTGCGCTTCGCCGCGCCCGCGCTGATGGCGGGCAACGTCGGCCTGCTCAAGCACGCCTCCAACGTGCCGCAGACCGCGCTGTATCTGGAGGACCTGTTCCACCGGGCGGGCTTCCCGGAGGGCACGTTCCAGACGCTGCTGATCGGCGCCGGCGCGGTCGAGGAGATCCTGCGCGACGAGCGCGTCAAGGCGGCCACGCTCACCGGCAGCGAGCCCGCGGGCCGGGCGGTCGCCTCGGTCTGCGGGGACATGGTGAAGAAGACGGTGCTGGAGCTGGGCGGCAGCGACCCGTACGTCGTCATGCCCTCGGCCGACCTCGACCGGGCCGCCGCGGTCGCGGTCACCGCCCGGGTGCAGAACAACGGGCAGTCGTGCATCGCCGCCAAGCGGTTCATCGTGCACACCGAGGTCTACGACGCCTTCGCCGAACGGTTCGTGGCCGGTATGAAGGCGTTGAAGGTCGGCGATCCGATGGACGAGGAGACCGAGGTCGGGCCGCTCTCGACCGAGCAGGGGCGGTCCGATGTGGAGGAGCTGGTCGACGACGCCACGCGCAGTGGCGCCACGGCGCTGTGCGGCGGCCACCGGCTGCGCCGGCCCGAGCTGCCCGGCTGGTACTACCCGCCGACCGTGCTCGCCGACATCACCCGCGAGATGCGCATCCACCGCGAGGAGGCGTTCGGTCCTGTCGCCACGCTGTACCGCGCGGGCGACCTCGACGAGGCCGTGCTCATCGCCAACGACTCACCGTTCGGGCTGAGTTCGAATGTGTGGACGCGCGACGAGGCCGAGGTCGACCGGTTCGTACGGGACCTGGAGGCCGGCAGCGTGTACGTGAACGGGATGACCGCCTCCCATCCGGCGTTCCCGTTCGGCGGGGCCAAGCGGTCCGGGTACGGGCGTGAGCTGTCCGGGCACGGAATCCGCGAGTTCTGCAACATCACGACGGTTTGGCACGGGGCGTGA
- a CDS encoding DUF6213 family protein, which yields MNREVTLPLIVDDRGTLQVAAADVSKLLRTVGGRWLHLVEAGEDGLDEDTVAALTIELAKLADRIDVACIAHSSGSTP from the coding sequence GTGAACCGCGAAGTGACTCTGCCTCTGATCGTCGACGACCGCGGGACCTTGCAGGTGGCTGCCGCCGATGTGAGCAAGTTGTTGCGAACCGTGGGTGGGCGGTGGCTGCATCTTGTCGAGGCCGGGGAGGACGGGCTCGACGAGGACACCGTGGCCGCGCTGACGATCGAGCTGGCCAAGCTGGCCGATCGTATCGATGTGGCGTGCATTGCGCACAGCAGTGGCAGTACGCCGTAG
- a CDS encoding cytochrome P450 — MTEETLTEILPPIRHWPALDLTGVGFDPVLTELMREGPITRIQLPNGEGWAWLVTRYDDVRMVTNDPRFSREAVIDRPVTRLAPHFIPARGAVGFLDPPDHTRLRRSVAAAFTAKGVERIRDTSRRMLDELVDELLQDEPPADLTATVLSPFPIAVICELMGVPAVDRHIMHTWTQLILSSAHGADVSEKAKNEMGAYFADLIGLREGSSAEDVTSLLGAAVGRGEVTLEEAVGLAVLLQIGGEAVTNNSGQMFYILLTRPDLAERLRAEPEIRPQAIDELLRYIPHRNAVGLSRIATEDVGIQGVRIRAGDAIYVSYLAANRDPDVFPFPETIDFSRSPNPHVSFGFGPHYCPGGMLARMESQLLVDALLDRLPGLKLAVPPEKVPFKKGALIRGPEALPVTW; from the coding sequence ATGACCGAAGAGACGCTCACCGAGATCCTCCCCCCGATCCGGCACTGGCCGGCGCTCGATCTGACCGGAGTCGGCTTCGACCCGGTGCTGACCGAGCTGATGCGGGAGGGCCCCATCACCCGGATCCAGCTGCCCAACGGCGAGGGCTGGGCCTGGCTGGTCACCCGGTACGACGACGTACGCATGGTGACCAACGACCCCCGGTTCAGCCGCGAGGCGGTCATTGACCGGCCGGTCACCCGGCTCGCCCCGCACTTCATCCCGGCCCGCGGCGCGGTCGGCTTCCTCGATCCGCCGGACCACACGCGGCTGCGCCGCTCGGTGGCGGCCGCGTTCACGGCCAAGGGCGTGGAGCGCATCCGCGACACGTCCCGCCGGATGCTGGACGAGCTGGTCGACGAACTGCTCCAGGACGAGCCGCCCGCCGATCTCACCGCGACGGTCCTCTCGCCCTTCCCCATCGCGGTGATCTGCGAGCTGATGGGCGTGCCGGCCGTGGACCGCCACATCATGCACACCTGGACCCAGCTGATCCTGTCCTCCGCGCACGGCGCGGACGTCAGCGAGAAGGCCAAGAACGAGATGGGCGCCTATTTCGCCGATCTCATCGGGCTCAGGGAAGGCAGCTCCGCCGAGGACGTCACCTCGCTGCTCGGCGCCGCCGTGGGCCGGGGCGAGGTGACGCTGGAGGAGGCCGTGGGGCTCGCGGTGCTCCTCCAGATCGGCGGCGAGGCGGTCACCAACAACAGCGGGCAGATGTTCTACATCCTGCTGACCCGCCCCGACCTCGCCGAACGCCTGCGCGCCGAGCCGGAGATCCGGCCGCAGGCCATCGACGAGCTGCTGCGCTACATCCCGCACCGCAACGCGGTGGGCCTGTCGAGGATCGCCACGGAGGACGTGGGCATCCAAGGCGTACGGATCAGGGCCGGGGACGCGATCTACGTGTCGTACCTGGCCGCCAACCGTGACCCGGACGTCTTCCCGTTCCCCGAGACGATCGACTTCTCGCGCTCGCCGAACCCGCATGTGTCCTTCGGCTTCGGTCCGCACTACTGCCCCGGCGGCATGCTGGCCCGCATGGAGTCGCAGCTCCTGGTCGACGCGCTGCTGGACCGGCTGCCCGGGCTGAAGCTGGCCGTGCCGCCGGAGAAGGTGCCGTTCAAGAAGGGCGCGTTGATCCGCGGGCCCGAGGCCCTGCCCGTGACGTGGTGA
- a CDS encoding cupin domain-containing protein, whose product MTATEGLLVPPGHGRVVQTPAQHVTFKVTGSHSRMASTFEMIVPPGFDVGAHVHTRSEELFYVLEGELDVLAFEPRIRTPDNWQRWESGSGNRVVRATPGTVIVVPPGCPHAFANPTDEPAKMFFQASPPPDHERYFDELLEILGNGGPPDHAAIEELRKRYDIEQLTPLRHR is encoded by the coding sequence ATGACGGCGACGGAAGGGCTGCTGGTGCCACCGGGTCACGGCCGGGTCGTCCAGACCCCGGCCCAGCATGTGACCTTCAAGGTCACCGGCTCGCACTCCCGCATGGCGTCCACGTTCGAGATGATCGTGCCCCCCGGCTTCGACGTGGGCGCCCATGTGCACACCCGCAGCGAGGAGTTGTTCTACGTACTCGAAGGCGAGCTGGACGTGCTCGCCTTCGAGCCGAGAATCCGGACCCCCGACAACTGGCAGCGCTGGGAGTCCGGTTCGGGCAACCGGGTGGTACGAGCGACACCGGGCACGGTGATCGTCGTACCCCCTGGCTGCCCACACGCGTTCGCGAACCCGACGGACGAGCCCGCGAAGATGTTCTTCCAGGCGAGCCCGCCACCGGACCATGAGCGCTACTTCGACGAGCTGCTGGAGATCCTGGGCAACGGGGGCCCGCCGGACCATGCGGCCATCGAAGAACTTCGTAAGAGGTACGACATCGAGCAGCTGACGCCGCTCAGACATCGTTAG